In a genomic window of Gloeocapsopsis dulcis:
- the gatC gene encoding Asp-tRNA(Asn)/Glu-tRNA(Gln) amidotransferase subunit GatC, with translation MIDREQVRKVALLARLELTPQEEEQFTTQLSSILDYFEQLSELDVTDVPPTARAIEVKNVTRPDELQPYQERAAILGSAPEQEGEYFKVPQILNVEE, from the coding sequence ATGATTGATCGCGAACAAGTCCGAAAAGTGGCGCTTTTAGCTCGGTTAGAGTTGACTCCACAAGAGGAAGAACAATTTACTACACAATTAAGTAGTATTCTAGATTACTTTGAACAACTCAGTGAACTCGATGTCACGGACGTACCACCAACCGCAAGAGCAATTGAGGTAAAAAATGTGACACGCCCTGATGAACTCCAACCTTATCAGGAACGCGCCGCAATTCTCGGCAGTGCGCCAGAACAAGAGGGCGAATACTTCAAAGTGCCACAAATTCTGAATGTAGAAGAGTAG
- a CDS encoding glutathione S-transferase family protein, whose protein sequence is MGLGVLIDGKWVSEREQEDEGGRFVRPSTTFRDTITADGSSGFKAEPGRYHLYISWACPWAQRTAIMRRLKGLEDVIGLSVVAPVIDQNSWEFSEDEPGSIPDTVNHTNYLWEVYLKAEPDYSGRVTVPVLWDKETGTIINNESREIIRMLDTEFEAYAKQDIHFYPQELQGKIEETIDAIYQPINNGVYRAGFATTQSAYEEAVTELFQALDYWEKVLSEQRYLCGDRLTEADWCMFTTLLRFDPVYYVHFKCNLRRIADYPNLWNYLKDLYQQKGVKETCHFDHIKKHYYMSHPKVNPTRIVPKGPLLDLDAPHNRYRLGTTLQV, encoded by the coding sequence ATGGGTTTGGGAGTTCTCATTGATGGCAAATGGGTGTCAGAACGCGAACAAGAAGATGAAGGAGGGCGGTTTGTACGTCCTTCTACAACCTTCCGCGACACCATTACTGCTGACGGTTCAAGTGGTTTTAAAGCTGAACCAGGACGGTATCATCTTTACATCTCCTGGGCTTGCCCTTGGGCGCAGCGTACCGCTATTATGCGGCGGTTGAAAGGTTTAGAAGATGTTATTGGTCTTTCTGTGGTCGCACCCGTTATCGATCAAAATAGCTGGGAATTTTCTGAGGATGAACCAGGTAGTATTCCTGATACAGTTAACCATACAAATTACTTGTGGGAAGTCTACTTGAAAGCTGAGCCTGATTACAGTGGTAGAGTAACTGTACCTGTTTTATGGGATAAAGAAACTGGCACAATTATCAATAATGAATCCCGCGAAATTATCCGGATGTTGGATACTGAGTTTGAGGCTTACGCCAAACAAGATATTCATTTCTATCCGCAAGAACTGCAGGGAAAAATTGAAGAAACAATTGATGCGATCTATCAACCCATCAATAATGGAGTCTACCGCGCAGGTTTTGCTACGACTCAATCAGCTTACGAAGAAGCAGTCACAGAATTGTTTCAAGCATTAGATTACTGGGAAAAAGTCTTATCTGAGCAACGTTATTTATGTGGCGATCGCTTAACTGAAGCTGATTGGTGTATGTTTACAACACTACTGCGCTTTGACCCTGTTTATTACGTTCATTTCAAGTGCAACTTGCGGCGAATTGCTGATTATCCTAATCTCTGGAATTACCTCAAAGACCTTTACCAACAAAAAGGTGTCAAAGAAACGTGTCACTTTGACCACATCAAAAAGCACTACTACATGAGTCATCCAAAAGTTAACCCGACACGTATTGTTCCAAAAGGACCACTTCTTGATTTAGATGCACCTCATAATCGCTATCGGTTAGGTACTACTTTGCAAGTGTAA
- a CDS encoding Uma2 family endonuclease, with translation MTSTTSKITLAEFLKLPETKPASEYINGEIGQKPMPKGRHSRLQSKLCAVINDITEEQKIAYAFPELRCSFGDRSIVPDIAVFQWQRIPFHTNGEVPDNFELPPDWVVKIFSPNQQPNKVIGNILHCLQHGSRLGWFVDPDDRSVLVFLPSQQPQLIQRDRLPVLAEIPIEITTAQVFDWLKMAKSL, from the coding sequence GTGACCTCTACAACATCCAAAATCACTTTGGCAGAGTTCCTCAAGCTTCCTGAGACGAAACCAGCAAGTGAATACATCAATGGAGAAATCGGCCAAAAGCCGATGCCTAAAGGGAGACACAGTCGCTTGCAAAGTAAGCTGTGTGCCGTAATTAATGACATTACAGAGGAACAGAAGATTGCCTATGCTTTTCCTGAACTACGTTGTAGCTTTGGCGATCGCTCAATTGTCCCAGATATTGCTGTCTTCCAGTGGCAACGAATTCCCTTTCATACTAATGGGGAAGTTCCTGATAACTTTGAATTACCTCCAGATTGGGTAGTAAAGATTTTTTCTCCAAATCAACAGCCAAACAAAGTCATTGGCAACATTCTTCACTGTTTACAACATGGAAGTCGCTTAGGTTGGTTTGTTGACCCCGACGATCGCAGTGTATTAGTTTTTCTGCCAAGTCAGCAACCGCAACTGATACAACGCGATCGCTTACCTGTACTAGCAGAAATTCCGATAGAGATAACCACGGCGCAGGTTTTTGATTGGCTGAAGATGGCAAAATCACTCTAA
- a CDS encoding glycosyltransferase, with translation MNISVIIPCYNAAKTIAVQLDALANQTWTDWEIIVVDNGSTDESIAIVEKYQKQIPNLRLIHASDRPGAAYARNVGVKAATGEALLFCDADDQVEPGWLSAMGKALLKYDFVAGQFDYTQLNEPWLVNSGIFQVQKAGLSQYEFPPYLPFAGSGNLGIKTALHQAVGGFNEDLIYAEDTDYCFRVQLIGTQLHFIRDAVAQIRLRHTFKDIYRQGKNWAESHIYLRLLYGASVSKIMVLGYLMKSILYPLKIVFYLKNKSELAEWLWVLSWNIGLLKGSIKYSQITFKNMTMNNTSQEVKIITAN, from the coding sequence ATGAATATAAGTGTTATTATTCCTTGTTATAATGCAGCAAAAACAATTGCTGTACAATTAGACGCACTGGCAAATCAAACATGGACAGATTGGGAAATTATTGTTGTTGACAATGGCTCTACAGATGAGTCAATCGCAATTGTTGAGAAATATCAAAAACAAATCCCAAACCTCCGCTTAATTCATGCAAGCGATCGTCCTGGTGCTGCTTATGCACGTAATGTTGGTGTTAAAGCTGCAACTGGAGAAGCACTGCTATTTTGTGATGCAGACGATCAAGTTGAGCCAGGCTGGCTAAGTGCAATGGGAAAGGCACTTCTCAAATATGATTTTGTGGCTGGACAGTTTGATTACACTCAACTCAACGAGCCGTGGCTAGTCAATAGTGGCATCTTTCAGGTTCAAAAAGCAGGGCTTTCGCAGTATGAATTTCCACCTTATCTACCTTTTGCAGGAAGTGGAAATCTTGGTATTAAAACAGCACTGCATCAAGCTGTAGGTGGCTTTAATGAAGACTTAATATATGCTGAAGATACTGACTATTGTTTCAGAGTGCAGTTAATAGGTACTCAACTGCATTTTATTAGAGATGCAGTTGCTCAAATTCGCCTACGTCATACATTTAAAGATATTTACAGGCAAGGCAAGAACTGGGCTGAAAGCCATATTTATCTTCGTTTACTATACGGTGCTTCAGTTAGTAAGATTATGGTACTTGGCTATTTAATGAAAAGTATATTATATCCTCTTAAAATTGTTTTTTACCTCAAAAATAAAAGTGAATTGGCAGAATGGCTATGGGTACTTAGTTGGAACATTGGACTTTTAAAAGGAAGTATCAAGTATTCCCAGATCACGTTTAAAAATATGACAATGAATAACACTAGCCAAGAAGTAAAAATTATTACAGCTAATTAG
- a CDS encoding N-acetylmannosamine-6-phosphate 2-epimerase, whose amino-acid sequence MVDEFNSVVAKFKQGLIVSCQAPVDSPLHEPMVIAAIAQAAVNQGAVGVRIDTPAHISAVRQRCTAPIIGLWKQQIPGYDVYITPQFHHAAAIAQAGADIIAIDATQRQRPEGETLTSLIKRIHQELGKPVMADVDTIESAIASVTAGADIVGTTLYGYTGETAHLSPPGFELLTQMVEKLPVPAICEGGISSPQIARQALNLGAYAVVVGTAITGIDYLVKAYRAAIS is encoded by the coding sequence ATGGTTGATGAGTTTAATAGTGTAGTTGCAAAGTTTAAGCAAGGTTTAATAGTTTCGTGTCAAGCGCCGGTTGACTCGCCGTTACATGAGCCGATGGTAATTGCGGCGATCGCTCAAGCGGCTGTGAATCAAGGTGCTGTGGGCGTCAGAATTGATACACCTGCACATATTAGTGCAGTAAGACAGCGCTGTACAGCACCTATTATTGGGCTATGGAAACAACAAATACCTGGCTACGACGTGTATATTACACCGCAGTTTCACCATGCAGCAGCGATCGCCCAAGCTGGAGCAGATATTATTGCCATTGACGCAACGCAACGCCAGCGCCCCGAAGGAGAAACACTGACTTCTTTAATTAAACGAATTCATCAAGAACTAGGCAAACCTGTGATGGCAGATGTCGATACGATTGAATCGGCGATCGCCTCTGTCACTGCGGGCGCAGATATTGTCGGAACAACTCTCTACGGCTACACGGGTGAAACAGCACACTTATCGCCCCCTGGCTTTGAACTCCTGACACAAATGGTAGAAAAACTCCCAGTTCCAGCAATTTGTGAAGGCGGTATTTCTTCTCCCCAAATAGCACGTCAAGCACTAAATTTAGGAGCCTACGCCGTAGTTGTCGGTACAGCCATCACAGGAATCGATTATTTAGTAAAGGCATATAGGGCTGCGATTAGCTAG
- a CDS encoding PIG-L deacetylase family protein yields MNKYYQKIKQRLLLKSRIIYLWWLYKKSKAIASNQKSAIVFAPHQDDETLGCGGTIALKCEQGVPLDVVFLTDGRASYAEYPQICPDQLVQTRQQEAIAALKSLGVPPSAIYFLGKPDGGLSHLSAREREETVNQLVQLLRDRQPQEVYVPYKQDVHPDHKETYALVQAAVQKSNLPIEVLQYPVWTRWVPHQLDFKSVELANVYRLPINNVINKKIKALEAYQSQYSSIIPGIEPILPPGFMQCFFSPYEIFFKAS; encoded by the coding sequence GTGAATAAATACTATCAAAAAATTAAACAGCGGCTACTTTTAAAATCTCGAATTATTTATTTATGGTGGTTGTATAAGAAAAGCAAAGCGATCGCCTCGAATCAGAAATCAGCAATCGTCTTTGCACCTCACCAAGATGATGAAACGCTAGGGTGTGGTGGCACAATTGCCCTGAAGTGCGAACAGGGAGTTCCTTTAGATGTTGTATTTTTAACAGATGGTAGGGCATCTTATGCAGAGTATCCGCAAATTTGCCCCGATCAGTTAGTCCAAACTCGTCAGCAAGAAGCGATCGCTGCCCTTAAAAGTTTGGGTGTTCCACCATCCGCAATTTACTTTCTTGGTAAACCCGATGGTGGTTTGTCACACTTATCTGCTAGAGAACGTGAGGAAACGGTCAATCAACTCGTACAATTGTTACGCGATCGCCAACCGCAAGAGGTATATGTACCCTACAAACAAGATGTACATCCTGACCATAAAGAAACTTATGCTTTAGTACAAGCTGCAGTGCAAAAATCAAACTTACCAATTGAAGTGTTGCAGTATCCCGTGTGGACGCGTTGGGTACCACACCAACTTGATTTTAAATCAGTAGAACTTGCCAACGTTTATAGATTACCAATTAATAACGTAATTAACAAAAAAATTAAGGCTTTGGAAGCTTACCAATCGCAGTACTCCAGTATAATTCCTGGTATTGAGCCAATCCTTCCACCAGGTTTTATGCAGTGTTTCTTTTCTCCCTACGAAATCTTTTTTAAAGCGTCGTAA
- a CDS encoding CPBP family intramembrane glutamic endopeptidase, protein MTIKRIILSLLTVVAILFAGASLWESWQQPQIQSRLELYQANLLLHAQEWQPQGDDSGSLSNARSTLLGEQPLNSALEQYQEARTSAQINLDKANNKLKQLQSEPVTTPATPKPQSEIAPITDTSRLRQQQQLQQSRAQLQRLIAELDLRLGLLQVQQGQTDAAIQTWTNFQQQQQQAVLADTATVLIGLWSDPPRILPDAEQLLQNNLDGWFRYRALSQLYQLQQRQEVLTQLQATEQVTAQQALVKLAFIGSLPAFGGIVGIGLLLFLCVQRLFKGKDALLAKNEDARWSTPWTGETVWQVFILGFFLMGQIVVPLGFALLQIRPPSGSGVRVQAFYILTTYLTVALGGLAVLYLSIKSFFPLPQNWFRFDLKGNWFLWGLGGYCAALPLVVIVSVINQQIWQGQGGSNPLLSLALQAQDQVALAVFFFTAAIAAPIFEEILFRGFLLPSVTRYVSVWGAIILSSLLFAVAHLSVAEILPLTVLGIVLGVVYTRSRNLLAPMLLHSLWNSGTLLSLFILGSGST, encoded by the coding sequence ATGACAATTAAGCGGATCATCTTAAGTTTGCTGACAGTAGTCGCAATTTTATTTGCTGGTGCGTCTTTGTGGGAAAGCTGGCAGCAACCACAAATTCAAAGTCGCTTAGAACTGTACCAAGCTAATCTCCTCCTTCACGCGCAAGAGTGGCAACCCCAAGGTGATGACAGTGGGAGTCTTAGTAATGCCCGCAGTACTTTACTCGGAGAACAACCGCTTAATTCTGCGTTAGAGCAATATCAAGAAGCAAGAACATCAGCACAGATTAACTTAGATAAAGCTAACAACAAACTCAAACAGTTGCAGTCAGAACCTGTAACTACCCCCGCGACTCCCAAACCACAGTCAGAAATTGCACCAATCACTGATACTTCCCGCTTGCGCCAGCAGCAACAATTGCAACAATCCCGCGCTCAATTACAAAGACTGATTGCAGAATTAGATCTGCGGCTGGGACTTTTACAAGTGCAGCAAGGACAAACCGATGCCGCGATTCAAACTTGGACAAACTTTCAACAGCAACAACAGCAAGCAGTGTTAGCAGATACCGCAACTGTTTTGATTGGACTTTGGAGCGATCCGCCTCGAATATTACCTGATGCAGAACAACTACTTCAAAATAACTTAGATGGTTGGTTTCGCTACCGTGCTTTATCTCAGCTATATCAACTTCAGCAACGCCAAGAAGTACTGACACAGTTACAAGCAACTGAACAAGTAACAGCCCAGCAAGCTTTAGTGAAACTCGCGTTCATTGGAAGTCTACCAGCTTTCGGTGGCATAGTGGGTATCGGACTACTGCTGTTTTTATGCGTTCAGCGTTTATTTAAGGGCAAAGATGCCCTACTAGCAAAAAATGAAGATGCCCGCTGGTCAACTCCTTGGACTGGAGAAACCGTTTGGCAGGTGTTCATCCTCGGCTTTTTTCTCATGGGTCAAATTGTTGTCCCTTTGGGATTTGCGCTACTGCAAATTAGACCACCATCAGGTTCAGGTGTGCGCGTTCAAGCTTTTTATATCTTGACGACTTACCTAACGGTTGCTTTAGGCGGTTTGGCAGTGCTGTATTTATCAATTAAGTCCTTCTTCCCACTTCCTCAAAATTGGTTTCGCTTCGACTTAAAGGGCAATTGGTTTTTATGGGGGTTAGGAGGTTATTGTGCTGCACTACCACTTGTTGTGATTGTGTCAGTGATTAATCAACAAATCTGGCAAGGGCAAGGAGGTAGTAACCCACTTCTATCTTTAGCATTGCAAGCACAAGACCAAGTAGCACTGGCTGTCTTCTTTTTTACCGCTGCGATCGCCGCGCCGATCTTTGAAGAAATACTGTTTCGTGGTTTTCTTTTACCCTCGGTGACACGTTATGTATCGGTTTGGGGCGCAATTATTCTTAGTTCGCTGCTGTTTGCGGTTGCACACCTTAGCGTCGCCGAAATTTTGCCGCTGACAGTTTTAGGAATTGTCTTAGGTGTTGTTTATACGCGATCGCGTAATCTCCTCGCACCAATGTTACTCCACAGTCTTTGGAATAGTGGCACGCTTCTGAGTCTTTTTATCTTGGGCAGTGGTTCTACTTAA
- the cobN gene encoding cobaltochelatase subunit CobN, producing MHRINATPGGWNPQSEGVIFLEQTPAPIVFLTAADTDIQTIAAAIPKLPVGFPALRVANLLQLQQQLTVDTYAEEVLEKAQIIILRLLGGRSYWSYGLEVVQETVQRTGAVLIILPGDDVLDPSLIGHSTVSLTAANQIWRYFSEGGVANIVNGLQFVCDVCLETNYHPPQPQVIPRVGFYEGSGIEDRGSGGKSRVGILFYRAHYLAGNLSVIDAFCQGLWERNLEPVPIFVSSLRDRDVQDELVSYFQPKAEPQIQLLLNTTSFSLARLEATLQLDFWEKLDVPVLQAILSSGPVDVWEAQFHGLSPRDMAMNVALPEVDGRIISRAVSFKAVQTWNADLETDVVVYKPRCDRIAFVADLAASWVRLRLLPPHKRRIALILANYPNRDGRLANGVGLDTPASCVEILRALQRAGYQVENLPQSGEELMQRLTSGVTNDPEGRELRPVLQSVSWEEYREYFMSLPLGVQQGISGRWGSLGETNHIPRRGCRRLDTKGTKEEKKKGTEEAIAVPGISLGNVFVGIQPGRGYDVDPALNYHAPDLEPTHAYLAFYYWVRECFSADAVVHVGKHGNLEWLPGKSVALSEGCYPEVALGALPHLYPFIVNDPGEGSQAKRRAQAVILDHLTPPLTRAELYGPLQQLEGLVDEYYEAQSLDPARLTLISDRILNLVLQENLHLDLGVASDNAQLTISNIDGYLCELKEAQIRDGLHIFGQCPQGRQLCDLIVAIARMPSSDRIGLTRAIAQAWGLDFDPLTTDFSQRLSATEIELLSEKTQHPCYTIGDAVEAIENHATTLIEQILLSVEHPLTPHPSTPVATTEDTSATHWLPLTPILHWIRDRLLPALQQTQQEITNLLRGLDGRYVPSGAAGAPTRGRPEVLPTGRNFYSVDIRAIPTETAWDIGRKAAEALVERYTQDNGEYPKTLGLSIWGTSTMRTGGDDIAEALALLGVQPVWDGVSRRVVDLEILPLSMLGRPRVDVTLRISGFFRDAFANLIDLFDTAVAAVAALNEPPEQNPLATQVSQETQLWQAAGLTLEQAEVRSRYRIFGSKPGAYGAGLQGLIEAHNWQDDEDLARAYINWSCYAYSHSAEGQAVPEAFAQRLQQMQIVLHNQDNREHDLLDSDDYYQFQGGLTAAVRSLQGKNPQTYFGDNSIPTNPRVRQLKEEIARVYRSRVINPKWIAGVMRHGYKGAFEMAATVDYLFAYDATANCVEDHMYQGVAQAYLFDPDVQQFIQQKNPWALRDMAERLLEAQQRGLWRDVDREMLENLRSLVHHAEASIEKTLE from the coding sequence ATGCATCGTATTAATGCCACGCCAGGAGGTTGGAATCCTCAATCAGAGGGCGTAATTTTTCTAGAGCAGACTCCAGCGCCAATCGTGTTTCTGACTGCTGCAGATACCGATATTCAAACCATAGCAGCAGCGATTCCTAAATTACCAGTGGGGTTTCCTGCATTGCGTGTTGCTAATTTATTGCAGCTACAGCAACAACTCACAGTTGATACCTACGCTGAGGAGGTACTAGAAAAAGCTCAAATTATTATTTTACGGTTACTGGGGGGGCGCTCTTACTGGTCTTACGGCTTAGAAGTCGTGCAGGAAACTGTACAGCGTACTGGAGCAGTACTGATCATCCTTCCTGGAGATGACGTTCTCGATCCCAGTTTAATTGGACATTCTACAGTTTCTTTAACCGCTGCTAACCAAATTTGGCGATACTTCAGCGAAGGCGGTGTAGCAAATATCGTCAATGGCTTGCAGTTTGTCTGCGATGTGTGTCTGGAAACTAACTATCATCCACCGCAACCTCAAGTTATACCGCGTGTGGGTTTTTATGAGGGATCGGGAATCGAAGATCGGGGATCAGGGGGAAAGTCTAGAGTTGGGATTTTGTTTTATCGCGCGCATTATTTAGCAGGTAATTTAAGTGTAATCGATGCGTTTTGTCAAGGGCTGTGGGAAAGAAATTTAGAACCTGTTCCAATTTTTGTGTCTTCCTTACGCGATCGCGATGTGCAAGATGAGCTAGTTTCTTATTTTCAACCGAAAGCAGAACCGCAAATTCAACTATTGCTGAATACGACAAGTTTTTCGCTGGCGCGGTTAGAAGCAACGCTGCAATTAGATTTCTGGGAAAAATTAGATGTTCCTGTGTTGCAAGCGATCTTGAGTAGTGGTCCTGTAGATGTTTGGGAAGCTCAATTTCATGGGCTTTCACCGCGTGATATGGCGATGAATGTTGCACTACCTGAGGTGGATGGGCGGATTATTAGCCGTGCGGTTTCGTTTAAAGCAGTGCAAACTTGGAATGCTGATTTAGAGACGGATGTTGTGGTGTATAAACCACGGTGCGATCGCATTGCTTTTGTTGCGGATTTAGCCGCGAGTTGGGTACGGTTGCGGTTGTTGCCACCACACAAACGACGAATTGCACTGATTTTGGCAAATTATCCTAATCGTGATGGGCGTCTGGCGAATGGTGTGGGGTTGGATACTCCAGCAAGTTGTGTAGAAATTTTGCGGGCTTTGCAAAGGGCTGGATATCAGGTAGAGAATCTGCCGCAGAGTGGGGAAGAGTTGATGCAGCGCTTGACGAGTGGGGTGACGAATGATCCGGAGGGGAGAGAATTGCGTCCGGTGTTGCAAAGTGTGAGTTGGGAGGAGTATCGCGAGTATTTTATGAGTTTACCTTTGGGGGTGCAACAGGGGATTTCTGGACGGTGGGGGAGTTTGGGGGAAACGAACCACATTCCCCGCAGGGGTTGCCGAAGGCTAGACACAAAGGGCACAAAGGAAGAGAAGAAAAAAGGAACAGAGGAGGCGATCGCGGTTCCTGGGATTAGTTTGGGTAATGTGTTTGTGGGGATTCAGCCAGGGCGGGGTTATGATGTTGATCCGGCTTTGAATTATCATGCTCCTGATTTAGAGCCTACTCATGCTTATTTGGCGTTTTATTATTGGGTGCGGGAATGTTTTAGCGCTGATGCGGTGGTTCATGTGGGTAAGCACGGCAATTTGGAGTGGCTACCAGGAAAGAGTGTGGCTTTGTCGGAGGGGTGTTATCCCGAGGTGGCATTGGGGGCTTTACCGCATTTGTATCCGTTTATTGTGAATGACCCTGGTGAGGGTTCGCAGGCTAAGCGTCGCGCTCAAGCTGTAATTTTAGATCATTTGACGCCGCCGTTGACTCGCGCAGAGTTGTATGGACCTTTACAGCAGTTGGAGGGGTTGGTTGATGAGTATTATGAGGCGCAGAGTTTAGATCCGGCGCGGTTAACACTAATTAGCGATCGCATTCTCAATCTAGTTCTGCAAGAAAATCTTCATCTTGATCTTGGTGTAGCAAGTGACAATGCACAATTAACCATTAGCAATATCGATGGCTATCTTTGCGAACTGAAAGAAGCCCAAATTCGTGATGGTTTACACATTTTTGGTCAGTGTCCTCAAGGAAGACAACTTTGCGATCTGATTGTGGCGATCGCCCGCATGCCGAGTAGCGATCGCATAGGACTCACTCGTGCAATTGCCCAAGCTTGGGGATTAGATTTTGATCCTCTCACTACAGATTTCAGCCAAAGGCTATCAGCAACCGAAATCGAGCTATTATCAGAAAAAACGCAACATCCCTGTTACACGATCGGTGATGCTGTAGAAGCCATAGAAAACCACGCCACCACCTTAATCGAACAAATACTACTAAGTGTAGAACACCCTCTCACCCCTCACCCCTCAACGCCAGTTGCTACAACGGAGGACACCTCCGCAACGCACTGGCTCCCCCTCACCCCTATTCTCCACTGGATACGCGATCGCCTCTTACCTGCACTTCAACAAACACAGCAAGAAATTACGAACTTATTACGTGGTTTAGATGGACGGTATGTTCCGAGTGGGGCTGCAGGTGCGCCGACTCGCGGTCGTCCTGAAGTGTTGCCGACTGGTCGCAATTTTTACTCGGTTGATATTCGCGCAATTCCCACAGAAACGGCATGGGATATTGGGCGTAAAGCTGCGGAGGCTTTGGTTGAACGTTATACCCAAGACAATGGCGAGTATCCCAAAACTTTGGGTTTATCAATTTGGGGAACTTCGACAATGCGGACTGGGGGTGATGATATTGCCGAAGCGTTGGCGTTGTTGGGAGTGCAACCTGTATGGGATGGTGTCTCGCGACGGGTTGTTGATTTGGAGATTTTACCGCTATCAATGTTAGGACGTCCGCGCGTGGATGTGACTTTGAGAATTTCAGGATTTTTCCGCGATGCTTTTGCGAATTTAATTGATTTGTTTGATACTGCTGTAGCTGCTGTAGCTGCACTTAATGAACCGCCTGAACAAAACCCTTTAGCTACCCAAGTTTCTCAGGAAACACAACTATGGCAAGCGGCGGGGTTAACTTTAGAACAAGCTGAGGTGCGATCGCGTTATCGCATTTTTGGTTCAAAACCTGGTGCTTATGGTGCAGGACTCCAAGGCTTAATTGAAGCGCATAATTGGCAAGATGATGAAGATTTAGCCCGTGCTTATATTAACTGGAGTTGCTACGCCTACTCGCATTCGGCTGAAGGACAAGCAGTTCCCGAAGCTTTTGCACAGCGTCTACAGCAAATGCAAATCGTCTTACACAATCAAGACAACCGCGAACATGATTTACTCGATTCGGACGATTATTACCAATTTCAGGGTGGTTTAACCGCAGCAGTCCGTTCTTTACAGGGAAAAAACCCGCAAACTTATTTTGGCGACAATTCGATTCCTACTAACCCCCGCGTGCGTCAACTCAAAGAAGAAATTGCCCGCGTCTACCGTTCCCGTGTTATTAATCCGAAGTGGATTGCGGGAGTTATGCGCCACGGTTATAAAGGTGCGTTTGAAATGGCGGCGACGGTGGATTATTTATTTGCCTATGACGCGACTGCTAATTGCGTTGAAGATCATATGTATCAAGGAGTTGCACAAGCGTACTTATTCGATCCAGATGTCCAGCAGTTTATTCAACAAAAGAATCCTTGGGCTTTGCGTGATATGGCAGAAAGATTATTAGAAGCGCAGCAACGAGGTTTGTGGCGCGATGTCGATCGCGAGATGTTGGAAAATTTGCGATCGCTCGTTCATCATGCTGAAGCAAGCATTGAGAAAACATTAGAGTGA
- a CDS encoding GrpB family protein, which translates to MRKVEVVPHNPKWRDAFAQEKQQIWQVFGDNVVAIHHIGSTAIPDIYAKPIIDLLVEVKAIAKIDRCNPSMAALGYEAMGEFGIPGRRFFRKNDAAGVRTHHVHTFEVAEPEVEKHLAFRDYMIAHLEDAQQYSELKRELARKYPYDMDSYIDGKHGFIQQMNKKAAKWRELQKTS; encoded by the coding sequence ATGAGAAAAGTAGAAGTTGTTCCGCATAATCCCAAGTGGCGAGATGCCTTTGCACAAGAAAAGCAGCAAATCTGGCAAGTGTTCGGTGACAATGTCGTTGCAATTCACCATATTGGCAGCACTGCAATACCTGATATTTATGCGAAACCGATTATTGATTTGTTGGTGGAGGTAAAAGCGATCGCAAAAATAGATCGATGCAATCCATCAATGGCAGCTTTAGGCTATGAAGCGATGGGTGAGTTTGGTATTCCAGGCCGCCGTTTCTTTCGCAAAAACGACGCAGCGGGTGTTAGAACACATCATGTTCATACATTTGAAGTTGCCGAACCAGAAGTGGAGAAGCATTTAGCATTCAGAGACTACATGATTGCCCATTTGGAAGACGCACAGCAATATAGCGAGTTGAAGCGCGAGTTAGCGAGAAAGTATCCATACGACATGGATAGTTACATTGATGGGAAGCATGGATTTATCCAACAGATGAATAAAAAAGCAGCAAAGTGGCGTGAGTTACAGAAAACTAGCTAA
- a CDS encoding photosystem I assembly protein Ycf3, protein MPRNQRNNDFIDKSFTVMADLILKMLPTNKKAKEAFAYYRDGMTAQADGDYAEALENYNEALELEEDLYDRSYILYNMALIHASNGDLEKALNYYHAALETNPRLIQALNNIAVIYHYQGEKAKELGDSDGAEALFEKAADYWKSAISIAPNNYLEAQNWLKTTGRMHENF, encoded by the coding sequence ATGCCAAGAAATCAACGTAACAATGACTTTATCGATAAATCTTTTACCGTCATGGCAGATCTAATTCTTAAGATGCTGCCTACGAACAAAAAAGCCAAAGAAGCCTTCGCCTACTACCGCGATGGCATGACAGCACAAGCAGATGGAGACTATGCCGAAGCTTTAGAAAACTATAACGAAGCCTTAGAATTAGAAGAAGACCTATACGATCGCAGTTACATCTTGTACAACATGGCGTTGATCCATGCGAGTAATGGGGACCTCGAAAAAGCTCTGAACTACTATCACGCTGCACTAGAAACAAATCCTCGCCTGATCCAAGCCCTGAACAACATCGCTGTGATCTATCACTACCAAGGCGAAAAAGCAAAAGAATTAGGCGATAGTGACGGTGCAGAAGCTTTATTTGAAAAAGCTGCTGATTATTGGAAAAGCGCCATTAGCATCGCTCCCAACAACTACCTAGAAGCTCAAAACTGGCTCAAAACTACCGGCAGAATGCATGAAAACTTTTAG